A portion of the Paenibacillus sonchi genome contains these proteins:
- a CDS encoding sensor histidine kinase, which yields MKNNTFFIIKTIPVWKAILYALLSLIASTITVAMLLPSIYYYEQQYSALDFIASILFSLMGKGILVLLFVLILCFYLFLFYRMEKKRYISTEFNRMIREVELIANGYFDYKIEERAEAGLDELAAHINNVVIQAQKAIEEERRSEQIKNDLVTNVAHDLRSPLTSIIGYLNLINEDEYRDEVELRGYIQIVYTKVERLHHLINDLFEYTYVQNKETLVSDQFINIEEMINQLVVQHRIQMQEAGMQMRTFITTDSPVIVGDGNKIARVFENLIQNAMRYGKEGKYIDLIVSDSRQTVEVEVKNYGKAIPSVDLPYIFERFYRVEKSRSEYTGGSGLGLAIAKSIVKLHGGEIEAKSSMGKTSFVVTLLKKPKKQ from the coding sequence TTGAAAAATAATACGTTTTTCATTATAAAAACAATCCCAGTTTGGAAAGCAATTCTCTATGCTCTGCTATCGCTAATAGCATCAACGATAACGGTAGCTATGCTACTTCCTTCGATTTATTATTATGAGCAGCAGTATAGTGCGTTAGATTTCATAGCGAGTATCCTTTTTTCTCTAATGGGAAAGGGTATACTTGTACTTTTGTTTGTCTTGATTCTCTGTTTCTATCTGTTCTTGTTCTATCGAATGGAAAAGAAGCGCTATATTTCAACTGAATTTAATCGTATGATACGTGAAGTTGAGCTTATTGCTAACGGTTATTTTGATTATAAAATAGAAGAGAGAGCGGAAGCTGGTTTAGATGAACTTGCTGCCCACATTAATAATGTCGTAATTCAAGCCCAGAAGGCCATTGAGGAAGAGCGAAGATCAGAACAGATTAAAAATGATTTGGTGACGAATGTTGCCCATGACCTTAGATCACCTCTAACCTCTATCATCGGATACTTGAATCTTATAAATGAAGATGAATATAGGGACGAAGTGGAGCTTCGAGGTTATATACAGATTGTGTATACAAAGGTCGAACGCTTACATCATTTAATAAATGATTTGTTTGAATATACCTATGTTCAAAACAAAGAAACCCTTGTAAGCGATCAATTTATTAATATTGAAGAAATGATTAATCAATTAGTTGTACAACATAGGATTCAGATGCAAGAAGCGGGCATGCAGATGAGGACATTCATAACGACTGATAGTCCTGTCATAGTAGGAGATGGCAATAAAATTGCCAGGGTTTTTGAAAACCTTATTCAAAACGCTATGAGATATGGAAAAGAGGGAAAATACATTGATCTTATAGTAAGTGACTCGAGGCAAACCGTTGAAGTTGAAGTGAAAAATTATGGAAAGGCAATACCAAGTGTGGATCTCCCCTATATTTTTGAGAGATTTTATAGAGTAGAAAAGTCACGTTCTGAATACACGGGTGGATCAGGCCTAGGACTTGCTATTGCTAAAAGTATCGTTAAATTACATGGCGGGGAAATTGAGGCGAAAAGTTCAATGGGGAAAACCTCCTTTGTCGTTACATTATTGAAAAAACCAAAAAAACAATAG
- a CDS encoding response regulator transcription factor, with protein MTTEILIVDDDKEIAELIGVYLRNESYQIYTVQDGLEALQFMERHSIDLVILDIMMPKMNGLDVCREIRKEHEIPVLMLSAKAEDMDKIVGLMTGADDYMIKPFNPLELTARVKALLRRANYQPTVKDPDSIYIHSLKIDKQSHAVHAQGQEIRLTAIEFDILYLLAKNRGRVFGSEEIFEKVWNEIGSGSNKTVMVHISNLRDKIAAATGETIIQTVWGVGYKIEK; from the coding sequence ATGACTACCGAAATACTTATTGTAGACGATGATAAAGAGATTGCCGAGTTAATTGGGGTGTATTTGCGCAATGAAAGCTATCAAATTTATACAGTGCAGGATGGACTTGAAGCACTTCAATTCATGGAGCGTCACTCTATTGACCTCGTGATATTAGATATTATGATGCCTAAAATGAATGGACTGGATGTTTGTAGAGAAATTCGAAAAGAGCATGAAATTCCAGTCTTGATGTTAAGTGCAAAAGCAGAAGACATGGATAAAATTGTTGGTTTGATGACAGGTGCTGATGATTATATGATCAAGCCTTTTAATCCATTGGAATTAACAGCGAGAGTAAAGGCATTACTACGCAGAGCTAATTATCAACCAACGGTTAAAGATCCAGATAGCATCTATATTCACTCCTTGAAAATTGATAAACAAAGCCATGCTGTTCATGCTCAGGGACAAGAAATAAGATTGACAGCTATTGAATTTGATATTTTATATTTGTTAGCCAAAAATCGCGGAAGAGTGTTCGGCTCAGAAGAGATTTTTGAGAAGGTATGGAATGAAATAGGATCAGGATCTAATAAGACCGTTATGGTTCATATTAGTAACCTAAGAGACAAAATTGCTGCTGCAACAGGAGAAACGATTATTCAAACGGTTTGGGGAGTTGGTTATAAAATTGAAAAATAA
- a CDS encoding VanZ family protein, whose product MEQSIVFTIQSTYFLVPLFLLVLLYLIVGAPWKERKLNVGQYFIVITFSIYLLCVIQLVFFPIDVNIGKYANLTPGYKTINFIPILTIDVKTFVLNIIMLMPFGVYLPLLNRKFDSLKNVAYHGFFLSLFIEVFQMMIRIVFGNGRSTDINDLIANTVGAILGYIVINGLLKRSNGNNLLNKIRL is encoded by the coding sequence GTGGAACAATCCATTGTGTTTACGATTCAATCAACATATTTTCTGGTACCCTTATTCTTATTAGTTCTTCTGTATCTGATTGTAGGTGCTCCGTGGAAAGAAAGAAAACTAAATGTAGGCCAATATTTTATAGTAATAACGTTTAGTATTTACTTACTGTGTGTCATCCAGTTAGTGTTCTTCCCCATCGATGTGAATATTGGCAAATATGCTAATCTAACTCCTGGGTACAAAACGATTAATTTCATTCCAATATTAACGATCGACGTAAAAACCTTTGTATTAAATATCATAATGTTGATGCCTTTTGGTGTGTATCTGCCACTGCTCAATAGAAAGTTTGACTCCTTAAAAAACGTAGCTTATCACGGTTTCTTTTTAAGTTTATTCATTGAGGTATTTCAGATGATGATTAGAATTGTTTTTGGCAACGGCAGGAGCACAGATATTAATGATCTTATTGCCAATACCGTTGGAGCGATTTTGGGATATATAGTAATAAACGGACTATTAAAGAGAAGCAATGGGAATAATTTATTGAATAAGATAAGATTATGA
- a CDS encoding AbrB/MazE/SpoVT family DNA-binding domain-containing protein, translated as MRKNRNNRMVRKVDALGRIVLPMELRRTLGIDIGDPLEYFVDDANERLTLRKYRTLECMFCSSTEGLSYFKDFFICGSCLEQVSGNEKLPEGGAAEVAAALEEVNTEKEIAIKPKWTRSKETLLRLTKVMELYPDAPQKKWAEMVGISQGRVSQLVKKLNNTDNAH; from the coding sequence ATGAGGAAAAATAGAAATAACAGAATGGTACGTAAGGTGGATGCTTTGGGTCGTATTGTATTACCGATGGAATTGCGGCGCACACTTGGGATTGATATTGGCGATCCGTTGGAATATTTTGTAGATGACGCAAATGAACGTCTGACATTGAGGAAATATCGAACCCTGGAGTGCATGTTTTGCTCTTCCACGGAAGGGTTGTCTTATTTTAAGGATTTTTTCATCTGTGGTTCATGTTTAGAACAGGTTTCCGGAAACGAGAAATTGCCTGAAGGGGGAGCGGCAGAAGTGGCCGCTGCGTTGGAGGAAGTAAATACTGAAAAAGAAATAGCGATTAAACCAAAGTGGACACGAAGCAAGGAAACACTCCTCCGGCTGACTAAGGTCATGGAACTGTACCCGGATGCACCACAAAAAAAGTGGGCCGAGATGGTGGGTATATCCCAGGGGCGAGTCAGTCAGTTGGTGAAAAAATTGAATAACACCGACAACGCCCACTGA
- a CDS encoding copper amine oxidase N-terminal domain-containing protein: MNKILKRGFIGCLIASLLIAGSPLTTGTASAASSAIEIMINNDFADTDVAPYITNGTTMVPLQVAQKIPGSSVQWNNASKTVTLTRDGETITLVAGQKTAKIGNKEVKLEAASTLKQGRVMVPLRFIAESTGAYVLWNPKQRVVFVAKSSEELKKQFASSNLAEARTAALKFPVVSSLEMFPVLDESQGQKYYFPEGKADQFFLGGGDSISYYEVVGNHSEEKWTATFDSVKASSGLFFLPRKITNQDGELPKITKRVVFYNFMGPIGEATYGFVESNGEVTTLGQQEMKLNQFFNIPEEKKS; the protein is encoded by the coding sequence GTGAACAAAATATTGAAAAGAGGATTCATCGGATGTCTCATCGCATCCCTGCTGATCGCAGGAAGCCCCTTGACTACGGGAACGGCTTCCGCAGCTTCCTCAGCCATCGAAATTATGATAAATAATGATTTCGCGGATACGGATGTAGCCCCGTATATTACCAATGGAACTACCATGGTTCCTTTGCAAGTAGCTCAAAAAATACCCGGTAGCTCGGTACAATGGAATAACGCGTCCAAGACCGTCACCCTTACCCGAGACGGCGAAACCATCACTTTAGTGGCGGGCCAAAAAACAGCGAAAATCGGGAATAAAGAAGTGAAACTGGAAGCGGCCTCAACCCTAAAACAAGGGCGTGTCATGGTTCCCTTGCGTTTTATCGCGGAATCCACAGGGGCGTATGTCTTGTGGAATCCCAAACAACGGGTCGTATTCGTCGCCAAATCCAGTGAGGAACTAAAGAAACAATTTGCATCGTCCAATCTGGCCGAAGCCCGAACCGCAGCGCTGAAATTTCCTGTGGTCAGCTCGTTAGAAATGTTTCCCGTTCTGGACGAGAGTCAAGGGCAAAAATACTACTTCCCGGAAGGAAAAGCTGACCAGTTCTTCTTAGGTGGCGGCGACAGCATTTCATATTACGAAGTTGTGGGAAACCACAGCGAGGAAAAATGGACGGCCACCTTTGATTCGGTTAAAGCCTCTAGCGGCCTGTTCTTCCTGCCCCGAAAAATCACCAACCAGGATGGCGAGCTTCCTAAAATAACGAAGCGCGTAGTCTTTTACAACTTTATGGGACCCATCGGGGAAGCCACTTACGGGTTTGTGGAATCTAACGGAGAAGTCACTACCCTGGGGCAGCAGGAGATGAAGTTAAATCAGTTTTTCAACATTCCGGAAGAGAAAAAATCTTAA
- the trfA gene encoding plasmid replication initiator TrfA, producing MPPRKSNIETWITKIISLGLPKDDVTVQTLINDAAEELKGKSKIEAQRHIREEGQKELELHKIIASQKLSDSELNEINTQIFKHEVRQIIWQKSQELRRAAYYSKPSHPYGDIFSTGAISSISKSRNKSSEIADDGETLVRDNRRTKIYHPAKKELTLQDAKVLIGIHKLWEESGKEKEFEFTIFSLAKAIGRDTGGKTYKEIWESLEVLQDSKFEFTYYYKQGLIESLDRINILQSIGRRDRQKTFKIMFSDAVYRSLQAGAFAYLSLAILEDLNTSTAQNLYLFLPAQVAQGNRRWSLEEIVTLMGAKANRPQKRKDIVKEACENMVELNLLEGYEFHTDETGTVYCEFKPSRLLLMSSNTINTTRNENIVEQLTLL from the coding sequence ATGCCGCCCAGAAAGTCTAATATAGAAACTTGGATCACGAAAATCATATCTTTAGGACTTCCAAAGGATGATGTAACAGTCCAAACTTTAATAAACGATGCCGCTGAAGAATTAAAAGGAAAATCCAAAATAGAAGCTCAACGTCACATTCGCGAAGAAGGTCAGAAGGAGCTAGAGCTTCACAAGATAATCGCTTCGCAAAAATTATCCGATTCCGAGCTAAATGAAATAAACACTCAGATTTTTAAACACGAGGTTAGACAAATTATTTGGCAAAAGTCACAAGAACTTCGCCGAGCAGCTTACTATAGTAAGCCATCTCATCCCTATGGGGACATTTTCTCGACCGGTGCAATCAGTTCTATCTCGAAGTCTAGGAACAAGTCCTCTGAAATCGCTGATGATGGAGAAACCTTGGTTCGAGATAATCGAAGAACTAAGATCTATCATCCGGCTAAAAAAGAATTAACTCTCCAGGACGCAAAAGTTCTTATCGGAATTCATAAGCTTTGGGAAGAAAGCGGCAAAGAAAAAGAGTTCGAATTCACAATTTTTTCGTTGGCCAAAGCGATTGGTAGAGACACAGGAGGGAAAACCTATAAAGAAATTTGGGAATCTTTAGAGGTATTGCAGGACAGTAAATTTGAATTTACTTATTACTATAAACAGGGGCTGATTGAGTCACTAGATCGTATCAACATTCTCCAATCCATTGGGCGTAGAGATCGACAGAAAACCTTTAAGATTATGTTTTCAGACGCTGTTTATCGCTCTCTTCAGGCAGGGGCATTTGCATATCTAAGCTTAGCCATCCTAGAAGACTTGAACACCAGCACTGCTCAAAACCTTTATCTGTTTCTACCAGCACAGGTGGCTCAAGGAAATAGGAGATGGAGCCTAGAAGAGATCGTTACTCTTATGGGAGCAAAAGCAAATAGGCCTCAAAAAAGGAAAGACATCGTAAAAGAGGCTTGTGAAAATATGGTTGAACTTAATTTACTTGAGGGATACGAATTTCACACAGATGAAACTGGAACAGTCTATTGTGAGTTTAAACCTTCCAGACTACTTTTAATGTCTAGCAATACTATTAATACTACACGGAATGAAAACATAGTCGAACAGCTAACACTCCTATAA
- a CDS encoding helix-turn-helix domain-containing protein: MIKNEPAAKSSLLSDLKGILDTAELKTYEKMIMVVIKVYQAEYGNAFPDYDTIAAAGGMCKRKAQYVVKHLADRDLIDVKQRFKDMPDGSKKQTSNQYLSQDPEINNNKKMHPVHASDAPNKKVYAQDAPYKKGFEHLDSFKSYTSTELKIKIEDEESRMREREPHQYACYADVYEKMIIQQGTGVLCFHQEEFLNCCLQFGLPHSMVSEIYKHVDIAIQKYHFNSIYRTFVKFSEGLLKKQIVNPIAWFVTTFRNEDLKVRTELQMEHTRFVS; this comes from the coding sequence GTGATAAAGAATGAACCTGCAGCTAAATCAAGCTTATTAAGTGATTTAAAAGGAATCCTTGATACAGCTGAGCTTAAGACCTATGAAAAGATGATTATGGTTGTTATCAAAGTTTACCAAGCTGAGTATGGCAATGCTTTCCCTGACTATGATACTATTGCTGCTGCTGGTGGGATGTGCAAACGGAAAGCTCAGTACGTTGTAAAGCATTTAGCTGATCGGGATCTGATTGATGTAAAACAGCGATTCAAGGATATGCCTGATGGATCAAAGAAGCAGACTTCAAACCAATATCTATCCCAGGATCCTGAAATAAATAATAATAAAAAAATGCACCCGGTGCATGCATCTGATGCACCGAACAAGAAAGTATATGCACAAGATGCACCCTATAAAAAAGGGTTTGAGCATTTAGATTCTTTTAAGTCTTATACCTCTACAGAATTAAAGATAAAGATTGAGGATGAAGAATCGCGCATGCGCGAAAGAGAACCACACCAATATGCATGTTATGCAGATGTCTATGAAAAAATGATTATACAACAAGGGACAGGAGTCCTTTGTTTCCACCAAGAAGAATTTCTGAACTGCTGTCTGCAGTTTGGCTTACCGCATTCCATGGTCAGTGAGATTTATAAACATGTTGATATTGCCATTCAGAAGTATCATTTCAACTCGATTTATCGTACATTTGTAAAATTCTCTGAGGGCTTGCTGAAGAAACAGATCGTAAATCCTATTGCTTGGTTTGTAACAACTTTCCGCAATGAAGATTTAAAAGTGAGAACGGAATTACAAATGGAGCACACACGTTTTGTATCTTAA
- a CDS encoding aspartyl-phosphate phosphatase Spo0E family protein, whose translation MDQMNLQQAIEHKRAELNALPYILESGFTDEHIKLSTELDVLLNQFYQSTQKRVAK comes from the coding sequence ATGGACCAGATGAATCTCCAGCAAGCAATAGAACATAAACGGGCAGAACTAAATGCACTCCCGTATATTTTAGAATCTGGATTTACAGATGAACATATAAAGTTATCAACCGAACTAGATGTTCTGTTGAATCAATTTTATCAATCAACACAGAAGAGAGTAGCTAAATAG